In one Parvibaculum sp. genomic region, the following are encoded:
- the odhB gene encoding 2-oxoglutarate dehydrogenase complex dihydrolipoyllysine-residue succinyltransferase, with protein sequence MATEIRVPTLGESVTEATVAQWFKKPGDQVTADEPLVELETDKVTVEVPAPASGVLGEIMVKDGETVEVGALLGEIGEGKGRAAAPAAKKEEPKKAEAKPELKPEPKSEAKAPARPADAAPSPAVRRVAAENDLDVSKVEGTGRGGRVTKEDAEAAAKAKPAAAPVQARASQGDAAREERVKMTRLRKTIATRLKEAQNTAAMLTTFNEVDMTNVMALRNQYKELFEKKHGVRVGFMGFFVKACIHALREIPAVNAEIDGEEIVYKNYYNIGVAVGTDRGLVVPVLRDAQDLSLAGIEKEINALGTRARDGQLKLEELQGGTFTISNGGVYGSLMSTPILNAPQSGVLGMHKIQERPMAIGGKVEIRPMMYLALSYDHRIVDGKEAVTFLVRVKESLEDPQRLLLDL encoded by the coding sequence ATGGCGACGGAAATTCGCGTGCCCACGCTGGGCGAATCGGTGACGGAGGCGACCGTCGCGCAATGGTTCAAGAAACCGGGCGATCAGGTGACGGCGGACGAGCCGCTGGTCGAGCTTGAAACCGACAAGGTGACGGTCGAAGTGCCGGCACCGGCCTCGGGCGTGCTTGGCGAAATCATGGTCAAGGACGGCGAGACGGTCGAGGTCGGCGCGCTTCTCGGCGAGATCGGCGAAGGCAAGGGCCGGGCCGCCGCGCCCGCGGCCAAAAAGGAAGAGCCGAAAAAAGCCGAAGCCAAACCCGAACTGAAGCCGGAACCGAAATCCGAGGCGAAAGCGCCGGCAAGGCCCGCCGATGCCGCGCCCTCGCCGGCGGTGCGCCGCGTCGCCGCCGAAAACGATCTCGATGTGTCGAAGGTCGAGGGCACCGGCCGCGGCGGCCGTGTGACCAAGGAAGATGCCGAAGCGGCCGCGAAGGCAAAGCCCGCCGCCGCGCCGGTTCAGGCGCGCGCGTCCCAGGGCGATGCCGCGCGCGAGGAACGCGTGAAGATGACGCGGCTCCGCAAGACCATCGCGACCCGTCTCAAGGAAGCGCAGAACACGGCGGCCATGCTCACCACCTTCAACGAGGTGGACATGACCAACGTCATGGCGCTGCGCAACCAGTACAAGGAACTCTTCGAGAAGAAGCATGGCGTGCGCGTCGGCTTCATGGGCTTCTTCGTCAAGGCCTGCATCCATGCGCTGCGCGAAATCCCGGCCGTCAATGCCGAGATCGACGGCGAGGAGATCGTCTACAAGAACTACTACAATATCGGCGTGGCGGTCGGCACCGATCGCGGCCTCGTCGTGCCGGTGCTGCGCGATGCGCAGGACCTGTCGCTGGCCGGAATCGAAAAGGAAATCAATGCGCTTGGCACCCGCGCCCGCGACGGCCAGCTCAAGCTGGAAGAACTGCAGGGCGGCACTTTCACGATTTCGAATGGCGGCGTTTACGGCTCGCTGATGTCGACGCCGATCCTCAATGCGCCGCAATCGGGCGTGCTCGGCATGCACAAGATCCAGGAACGGCCGATGGCGATCGGCGGCAAGGTCGAAATCCGCCCGATGATGTATCTGGCGCTTTCCTACGATCACCGCATCGTCGACGGCAAGGAGGCGGTCACCTTCCTTGTGCGCGTGAAAGAGTCGCTCGAAGACCCGCAACGCCTGCTGCTCGATCTCTGA